In Kogia breviceps isolate mKogBre1 chromosome 7, mKogBre1 haplotype 1, whole genome shotgun sequence, a single window of DNA contains:
- the OMP gene encoding olfactory marker protein — MAEDEPKPTQLDTPLVLDEDLTKQMRLRLESLKQRRGKRQDGEKLLQPAESVYRTDFIQQQRLQFERWDVVLDKPGKVTITSTSQIWTPDLTNPMTRQLLDPAAIFWRKEDSEAMDWNEADALEFGERLSELAKIRRVMYFLITFSEGVKPANLKASVVFSRL, encoded by the coding sequence ATGGCGGAGGACGAGCCGAAGCCGACCCAGCTCGACACGCCCCTGGTGCTGGACGAGGACCTGACCAAACAGATGCGGCTGCGCCTGGAGAGCCTGAAGCAGCGCCGGGGGAAGCGCCAGGATGGCGAGAAGCTGCTGCAGCCGGCCGAGTCCGTGTACCGCACCGACTTCATCCAGCAGCAGAGGCTGCAGTTTGAGCGCTGGGACGTCGTGCTGGACAAGCCGGGCAAGGTCACCATCACGAGCACCTCCCAGATCTGGACGCCCGACCTCACCAACCCCATGACACGGCAGCTGCTGGACCCCGCTGCCATCTTCTGGCGCAAGGAGGACTCGGAAGCCATGGATTGGAATGAGGCCGACGCCCTGGAGTTTGGGGAGCGCCTGTCCGAGCTGGCCAAGATCCGCAGGGTCATGTACTTCCTCATCACCTTCAGCGAGGGCGTCAAGCCTGCCAACCTCAAGGCCTCCGTGGTCTTTAGCAGGCTCTGA